A portion of the Acidihalobacter yilgarnensis genome contains these proteins:
- a CDS encoding type II toxin-antitoxin system RatA family toxin encodes MTAVSRSALVSYTPQEMFSLVDDIEHYADFLPWCRQTTILTREAREVKASIELARGGVRKTFTTHNRMQPGKMIEIRLVEGPFSHLHGFWRFDALGEGACKVSLDMEFDFANRLLGMAVGPVFSQIVNNLVDAFVKRAREVYGAR; translated from the coding sequence ATGACGGCAGTAAGCCGATCAGCGCTGGTTAGCTATACGCCACAGGAGATGTTCTCGCTGGTGGACGACATCGAACATTACGCCGATTTCCTGCCTTGGTGTCGCCAGACGACCATTCTGACGCGCGAGGCGCGTGAGGTGAAGGCGAGCATTGAACTGGCACGCGGCGGCGTGCGCAAAACCTTCACCACGCATAACCGGATGCAGCCAGGCAAGATGATCGAGATCCGCTTGGTCGAGGGACCGTTCAGTCACTTGCATGGGTTCTGGCGTTTCGACGCGCTGGGTGAGGGGGCGTGCAAAGTATCGCTGGATATGGAATTCGATTTTGCCAATCGCTTGCTTGGCATGGCTGTAGGGCCGGTATTCAGTCAAATCGTCAATAACCTTGTCGATGCCTTCGTCAAACGTGCCCGTGAAGTCTATGGTGCCCGTTGA
- a CDS encoding RnfH family protein: MVPVDQLTVEVVYALPQQQALLTVVMPAGATVEQAIRSSGLLAMFPGIDLATCRVGVFGKLCRLLKPVCEGDRIEIYRPLVIDPKESRRRRAGGDSR; the protein is encoded by the coding sequence ATGGTGCCCGTTGACCAACTGACGGTCGAGGTGGTCTATGCCTTGCCCCAGCAACAGGCGCTGCTGACGGTAGTCATGCCCGCTGGCGCGACCGTCGAGCAGGCCATACGAAGTTCTGGGCTGCTCGCGATGTTCCCCGGCATTGACCTCGCGACCTGCCGGGTCGGTGTGTTTGGCAAGCTGTGCCGGTTGCTGAAACCGGTTTGCGAAGGCGACCGCATTGAGATTTACCGCCCCTTGGTCATCGATCCCAAGGAGAGTCGCCGGCGTAGGGCAGGCGGCGACTCGCGTTAG
- a CDS encoding outer membrane protein assembly factor BamE, translated as MKKIRISLFGLTILALSGCSTSWLSGYRPPIQQGNEVKPAQFEQLKTGMSEAQVRFILGEPLLTDAFNPNRWDYAYALTPTYGRQMVKHLTLYFQDGKLARIVGGPTAMPEHQKSPN; from the coding sequence ATGAAAAAAATACGCATTTCCCTGTTCGGCCTGACCATTCTAGCACTGAGCGGATGCAGCACCAGCTGGCTATCCGGCTACCGCCCGCCAATACAGCAAGGCAACGAGGTAAAGCCCGCGCAATTCGAACAGTTGAAGACCGGTATGTCCGAGGCCCAGGTACGTTTCATCCTCGGAGAGCCCTTGTTGACCGATGCCTTCAATCCCAATCGCTGGGACTATGCCTATGCGCTGACCCCGACCTATGGGCGCCAGATGGTCAAGCACCTGACACTCTATTTTCAGGACGGCAAGCTCGCGCGTATCGTTGGCGGGCCTACCGCCATGCCGGAGCATCAGAAATCGCCGAACTAA
- the fur gene encoding ferric iron uptake transcriptional regulator: protein MENQDLKRAGLKVTLPRMKILEILETAKPRHLTAEAIYRLLLDSGEEIGLATVYRVLTQFEAATLVQRLHFEGGQAVFELARGHHHDHIVCGECGHVEEFYDEVIETRQKAVANSRGFEIRDHSLILYGNCQRKDCSYRNVED from the coding sequence ATGGAAAACCAAGACCTCAAACGCGCGGGCCTCAAGGTCACGCTGCCGCGCATGAAGATACTGGAAATACTGGAAACTGCGAAGCCACGGCACCTAACTGCCGAGGCTATTTATCGCCTGTTGTTGGATTCTGGCGAGGAAATTGGACTGGCCACGGTCTATCGTGTGCTCACGCAGTTCGAGGCCGCAACGCTGGTGCAAAGACTTCACTTCGAAGGTGGGCAAGCCGTTTTCGAGCTGGCGCGTGGGCATCATCACGATCATATCGTTTGTGGTGAATGCGGGCATGTGGAAGAGTTCTATGACGAGGTGATCGAAACCCGGCAGAAGGCGGTTGCGAACAGCCGCGGCTTCGAAATTCGGGACCACTCACTGATTCTATATGGTAATTGCCAACGCAAAGATTGCTCGTATCGCAATGTCGAGGATTAA
- the recN gene encoding DNA repair protein RecN gives MLSHILIRDFAIIEHLELELGRGMTALTGETGAGKSILIDAIGLVLGDRADSTVVRPGADKAEISASFDLTAHPTTLKWLLDHDLDTDDTTCTVRRIITREGRTRAYIGGAPVALQTLKALGEQLVDIHGQHAHQSLLHRENQRDLLDLQAGHGALLDETATAYRRWASIQTELGTLEEDNQHRQARLDLVDFQCRELEAAAPRMGEIGELEDEHLRLAHASQLLDAAQSAYGLIYEGEPDVNGMLSHAVDALENATGLDTRLTPPLELMRNAQIEIQEAAAELRRYLDDVQLDPLRLDEIGARLALLQTLARKHRCEPEALQERLQVLQNERESLLDHDGHRTQLHTELEVAETHYRALAKRVTTGRREAATALAHAITEAMQTLGMSGGHFAISVRENASEKPGQHGLDQVEFLVSANPGQPARALAKVASGGELSRISLALQLAATRDRRLPTLIFDEVDSGIGGGSPRWSDRCCAGWEPTARFSASPIYHRSQHRRTVSSLFVRSRGRIRPRRA, from the coding sequence ATGCTGTCACACATTCTGATCCGCGATTTCGCCATCATTGAGCATCTGGAGCTTGAGTTGGGCCGAGGGATGACTGCGCTCACGGGCGAAACCGGTGCTGGTAAATCCATCCTGATCGATGCCATCGGGCTCGTGCTCGGAGATCGCGCCGACAGCACGGTCGTGCGACCGGGTGCAGACAAAGCCGAGATCAGCGCCAGCTTCGATCTGACCGCCCACCCGACAACCCTCAAGTGGCTCCTCGACCACGACCTGGACACCGACGACACCACGTGCACGGTACGCCGCATCATCACACGCGAGGGACGCACCAGAGCCTACATCGGCGGTGCACCCGTTGCCCTTCAGACACTCAAGGCGCTGGGCGAACAATTGGTCGACATTCATGGCCAACATGCGCACCAGTCCCTTCTTCACCGCGAAAACCAGCGCGATTTGCTGGACCTGCAAGCCGGTCATGGCGCACTGCTGGACGAAACGGCCACCGCCTACCGCCGATGGGCCTCCATACAAACCGAGCTAGGCACGCTCGAAGAGGACAACCAACATCGGCAGGCCCGCCTTGACCTCGTCGATTTTCAATGCCGCGAGCTCGAAGCTGCGGCGCCACGGATGGGAGAAATCGGCGAACTTGAGGATGAGCATTTGCGACTGGCGCATGCAAGTCAGTTGCTCGATGCCGCTCAGTCCGCCTATGGATTGATTTACGAGGGCGAGCCGGACGTCAACGGCATGTTGTCACACGCGGTTGACGCGCTCGAAAACGCAACAGGGCTCGATACTCGCCTCACGCCTCCGCTCGAACTCATGCGTAATGCCCAGATCGAAATCCAGGAAGCCGCCGCGGAACTCCGCCGATACCTGGACGATGTACAACTGGACCCCCTACGCCTGGATGAGATCGGCGCACGCTTGGCGCTACTCCAAACACTGGCGCGCAAACATCGCTGCGAACCGGAAGCATTACAGGAACGACTCCAGGTGTTGCAGAACGAGCGGGAGTCATTGCTCGATCACGATGGCCACCGCACCCAGCTTCACACCGAACTAGAGGTGGCCGAAACGCATTACCGCGCATTGGCCAAGCGCGTCACCACAGGACGTCGCGAAGCGGCCACTGCGCTAGCTCACGCCATCACCGAAGCAATGCAGACACTAGGCATGTCTGGAGGGCATTTCGCTATTTCGGTACGCGAGAACGCCAGCGAAAAACCCGGCCAACACGGACTCGATCAAGTCGAGTTCCTGGTCAGCGCGAATCCTGGGCAACCCGCCAGAGCGCTCGCCAAAGTGGCCTCTGGCGGCGAGTTGTCGCGTATCAGCCTCGCGTTACAGTTGGCGGCCACGCGCGACCGTCGCCTCCCCACGCTCATTTTCGACGAAGTCGATAGCGGGATCGGCGGGGGATCGCCGAGGTGGTCGGACAGATGCTGCGCCGGCTGGGAGCCGACCGCCAGATTCTCTGCGTCACCCATTTACCACAGGTCGCAGCACAGGCGCACCGTCAGCTCGCTGTTCGTAAGATCAAGGGGCAGAATTCGACCGAGACGCGCATAG
- a CDS encoding NAD(+) kinase, protein MRNFKSAGIIAKQGDARLTPTLASLMAFLRSRGLQPLLDESADGLAPGEALHTREELVQRCDLAIVVGGDGTLLNAARSLACHEVPLIGINLGRLGFLADISPEEMTLRLDEILGGNYIEEPRALLETEILRAGETIARHDALNDVVLHICGDVRMIEFDIRIDGHFVSSQRADGLVIATPTGSTAYALSGGGPILSPSLPAIGLVPICPHTLTSRPLVVGSSACIEISLSPHNTTPAQVAFDGQSCSPITADDVIRIRQKDKPLRLLHPSTYDHFHILRAKLHWGEQP, encoded by the coding sequence ATGCGAAATTTCAAGAGTGCCGGAATTATTGCCAAGCAAGGTGACGCCCGGCTCACGCCGACACTTGCGTCGCTCATGGCCTTCCTGAGAAGCCGCGGCCTGCAACCGCTCCTCGATGAGAGTGCAGACGGTCTCGCGCCGGGAGAAGCGCTACATACCCGCGAAGAACTGGTACAACGCTGCGATCTCGCCATCGTGGTCGGCGGAGATGGCACATTGCTCAATGCCGCGCGCTCGCTGGCCTGCCACGAGGTTCCCCTGATCGGCATCAATCTTGGACGACTCGGGTTTCTCGCCGACATTTCCCCTGAAGAGATGACCCTGAGGCTGGATGAAATCCTCGGCGGCAATTACATCGAAGAACCACGTGCGCTGTTGGAAACCGAGATCCTGCGCGCTGGCGAGACGATCGCGCGGCACGACGCCCTCAACGACGTCGTACTGCATATTTGCGGTGACGTACGTATGATCGAGTTCGATATTCGGATCGACGGCCACTTTGTCAGCAGCCAACGCGCCGATGGCCTCGTGATTGCCACACCGACGGGTTCGACCGCCTATGCGCTATCCGGTGGCGGGCCAATCCTATCGCCTTCGCTACCGGCCATCGGACTAGTACCCATCTGCCCTCACACACTCACCAGCCGACCACTGGTCGTCGGCTCCTCCGCCTGCATAGAAATTTCGCTATCCCCCCACAACACGACGCCGGCACAGGTGGCCTTCGACGGCCAATCCTGCAGTCCGATCACCGCCGACGATGTCATCCGTATACGCCAGAAGGACAAACCCTTGCGCCTGCTGCACCCAAGCACCTACGATCACTTCCATATACTGCGGGCCAAGCTGCACTGGGGCGAGCAGCCTTAA